Within Cytophagia bacterium CHB2, the genomic segment TACTGCAAAAGCACCCGGCGGCAAAACCTTCACTGCATGAAAAAACGTGTGCTGGCCGAGACAAAAGCCATGACGCAAAAAGCCGAGCACACCGGCATAATCGACTGCACGCGAAACCCATGGCAGAGTCAACAACGCTTTGACCTCCGGCGCAAAAGCGAGTTTATTCCCTTGCTGCACAAGGTAAATCGGCCGCAGGCCGCCACGATCGCCGCTCACCAGGAGTTCTTTTCTGCCGGCATCCCAAAGCGCCAATTGAAAAAGCCCGTTGAACCGTTCGAGCGCCGCAGCGCCCCGGCGCCTTAAGGCATGCAAGGCGATCGTTGCATGAGGGCTGGCCTCGCTGTCTCGCGGAGCAGGCACGCCCAACTCCTTTTGCAACTCATGCGCGTTGAAAAGCTCGCCTTCAAAAGCAAGCACGTAGCGATTGTCTTCGCTAACCGCGCATTGCGGTGAGCCTGTCAAAGTGCCCAGCCTGACGAGGCCGATTGCCGCGCCCGTGCGGCGGCTTTCCGTCCATTGATACCAGGGAAAGTGCAGCAGAGGCGCAACCATGCTCTGCATTGAACGCTGGAGAAGCTCCGGAGAGCTTTCCGGGTGAACGATTCCAAAAATTCCAGGCATATTTTCCTCAACAAAAATTGTAGTTGTCCGAGCGTGAGCAATTCATGAGCTGCCGCAATGCAAAGCAAGGGAGATGCCAGCAAAAAGGGCGCGGCGCAACAAGTCTGGGCGCGTATTTGCTTGAGTTATCTGTGGTCTGAATGTGGCATGCGGAAGGAAGTTTTACGGCGCAACATTTCTTTGCAACAAAATAGAGCGATGAAGCCGGATTGAAACAAAATGATGCGTCACTAAGAACGCCCGGCTAGGCACAAGGGCCGGGCGTTTTATGAAGTGCTGGCGTGGCGCGCGCGTGTCCGAGGCATTGAAAATAAACGTTTCAGCACGGCGGCGAGTTTGAGGCGAAGGTAACGTAACTCTCCCCAGGCAATTGGAAATAAGTTGAGATAGTTGAAACAGGCCGCGAGCCAGCAAGCTTTTTGTTCGCCGGTTGCACGATAAAAATAACGCGCTTTCTTCACTAAGAAAAACACCGGCAGCGCCCAACAGGCTTGGACAAGTATGATGTTGGGGTGATTGATGAGCACAGTTAGCAAAACGAGCAAAGCGAGAATTTGTGCATTCATCTTCCAGATGTAATCTTGCGGCAACGGCAACGACCAAGTGAAGTAACGCGCAATTATTTCCATTTCGTAGAAGCCATCGCGCACGCCGCGCCGCCAAAAGTGGCCGAGAGATTTCATGTCCATGTCGTGCCAAACCATTATGTGCGGGATGCGAATGGTTTTGAAATTCCTTTGGCGGAGGCGATAACCGAGATCGATTTCCTCGGCGCCAAATAACGAATCATCATAGCCGCCCAGTTCACGCAAAACCGCGGTGCGAAACATGCCGCCGCCGCCGGGATTTCCAATTTCACCGAGTGGGGCGGCCCTCCATCCGAGATCGAAGAAGCGATTGAACCAGCTCTTGTTGGGATGAACCTCTTGAAGGCGGCCAACGACGGCCGCGACTTGTTGATCAGCAAATACCGGCAAAGCCGCATGCAACCATTCGGGAGCGACGGTCATGTCGCCGTCAACAAAATGGACATAATCGCCGCGCGCTGCGCGCAAGCCGGCATTGCGCGCTCGACCGGGCGTGGCAGGTTGTTGCTTGAGTGCGATCACTGTGATGGGGAATTCTTGCGCGATCGCCACGGAGCGGTCGGTGGAATCGTTATCAACAAAAATGATTTCCTTG encodes:
- a CDS encoding glycosyltransferase; protein product: MPTPPKVTFVIIGRNEEEHLAACLQSILQVKYPAEHKEIIFVDNDSTDRSVAIAQEFPITVIALKQQPATPGRARNAGLRAARGDYVHFVDGDMTVAPEWLHAALPVFADQQVAAVVGRLQEVHPNKSWFNRFFDLGWRAAPLGEIGNPGGGGMFRTAVLRELGGYDDSLFGAEEIDLGYRLRQRNFKTIRIPHIMVWHDMDMKSLGHFWRRGVRDGFYEMEIIARYFTWSLPLPQDYIWKMNAQILALLVLLTVLINHPNIILVQACWALPVFFLVKKARYFYRATGEQKACWLAACFNYLNLFPIAWGELRYLRLKLAAVLKRLFSMPRTRARHASTS